A stretch of the Oncorhynchus mykiss isolate Arlee chromosome 23, USDA_OmykA_1.1, whole genome shotgun sequence genome encodes the following:
- the LOC110502920 gene encoding ubiquitin carboxyl-terminal hydrolase 42 isoform X1 has protein sequence MTIVDRSSEKSDLESVGCKRSGSLNFPGGDGNGMDSGCSSWGAGGPSSSDTPRVKTGGCMGPTPGATVNSSSADRPKEQVVLTSGDGIALPQKVLFPAERLSLKWNQVHRIGSGLQNLGNTCFLNSTLQCLTYTAPLTNYMLSREHSKTCHEPGFCMMCTMQNHITQVFANSGNVIKPIGVLNELKRIAKHFRFGSQEDAHEFLRYTVDAMQKSCLPLNKLDRQTQATSFIHQVFGGYLRSRVKCFNCKAVSDTFDPYLDVALEIKTAPSITKALEQFVKPEQLDGENAYRCAKCKKMVPASKRFTIHRSANVLTISLKRFANYNGGKIAKDVRYAECLDLRPFMSQSHGEPQVYVLYAVLVHSGFSCHAGHYYCYVKASNGQWYQLNDSSVLVSDIRSVLNQQAYVLFYIRSPDLKNGGDYNHTCRTPGPLSQLSPRPILTPRVNIGPRHTSTGFIGPQLPPHMAKNIFHVNGNGLLRDYPSGSKPSTSSDDSMGKTSYSPLATSSSHPLNRPTGIPDPAKRQKLSFFIGQGKQIRPSSSSYAQLSSSSQSTSDMSTPQDPRINGTASVNRNGHGASFLVPYGQESSEESDQEGGSGLGNGTAKPHVNGRKGETVYGPVPRVLTLKTNGIGNGKATMHRNGTNSFSKLSQNGHHNIKHPEKIHGSGHAMSPGLGSSMPNGAEAHPSGPSKEVYCTTPSQASTSQGLHSADIDSRLSLTPEKRAKTHSGPLPHHAPSTAAKPPSSLADVGAKPLTDTLRESSSNPGVLFLQPTPRSLSTPVAPVLSGPGLGATKDLGAPHRGSGEDIRETQNSPAVGLDGKPSSRDGRDQMYSSDREEKGGLNSSVREEKSGLNCSVREEKSGLNSSDREEKGGLNSSDREQKSGLNSSDREEKGGLNSSDREEKGGLNSSDREQKSGLNSSDREEKGGLNSSDREEKSVLNSSDRGQKSGLNSSDRDKEKGRLHSSDCDRDRDRLYSSDRDKDREGDRYHRDRSRERNWDHDSDHYRHRRDHRDRDHHRSYRDRSLSRDRHRNWESEAFLSQRRYHPRERDRDRCHHHYHHRTSKDRNRDRREHSHHNLPHREEPHGRSRWRDEGKERCYYPSQETPLPTPLSSSTKPSQSLPALVKRPEPHREERKDSSEECRAKKPKKSKKKKSKDRERHRENRTFDVNSSDRAADGSSSSKHNKSRRYDTDTEDKSGGEIHSTQSPEVHRDPNAPREGRRASSSDDERASKKQRYQDDGYDNSYPKKRHRADDNDRSFSSRDGSPTAAPQNASHFNEHTGNGLGQPNGNSHECSTNGLYNDLRQ, from the exons ATGACCATAGTTGACAGATCTTCAGAGAAATCTGACCTAGAGTCAGTCGGGTGCAAGCGCTCAGGATCGCTGAACTTTCCCGGCGGTGACGGGAACGGGATGGACAGTGGCTGCTCCAGCTGGGGGGCGGGGGGCCCCTCGTCCTCCGACACCCCCAGGGTGAAGACAGGGGGCTGCATGGGTCCCACCCCTGGAGCCACAGTCAACAGCAGCAGTGCAGACAGGCCCAAGGAGCAAG TGGTGCTGACCAGTGGGGACGGCATCGCCCTGCCCCAGAAGGTGCTGTTCCCAGCCGAGCGGCTCAGCCTGAAGTGGAACCAGGTCCACCGCATCGGATCAGGTCTCCAGAACCTGGGAAACACCTGCTTCCTCAACTCGACTCTGCAGTGTCTCACCTATACCGCTCCCCTCACTAACTACATGCTGTCCCGGGAGCACTCTAAAACAT GTCATGAGCCTGGGTTCTGTATGATGTGCACAATGCAGAATCACATCACCCAGGTCTTCGCCAACTCTGGGAATGTCATCAAGCCCATCGGAGTCCTCAACGAGCTCAAAC GGATTGCAAAGCATTTCCGTTTTGGCAGCCAAGAGGACGCCCATGAGTTCCTGCGGTACACAGTGGACGCTATGCAAAAGTCCTGCCTGCCTCTAAACAA ATTGGACAGGCAAACGCAAGCAACCAGTTTCATCCATCAAGTCTTTGGAGGGTATCTACGGTCCAGAG TAAAATGTTTCAACTGCAAAGCGGTCTCTGACACGTTTGACCCTTATTTGGATGTTGCTTTGGAAATAAAG ACTGCTCCCAGTATCACAAAGGCTCTGGAACAGTTTGTTAAGCCTGAGCAGCTAGATGGAGAGAATGCCTACAGATGCGCTAA GTGTAAGAAGATGGTTCCAGCCTCTAAGAGATTCACCATCCACCGCAGCGCTAATGTGCTCACCATCTCACTGAAGCGATTTGCCAACTACAACGGGGGCAAGATCGCTAAG GATGTAAGGTATGCTGAGTGCCTAGACCTGCGTCCCTTCATGTCTCAATCCCACGGCGAGCCCCAGGTCTACGTGCTCTATGCTGTCCTGGTGCACTCTGGCTTCAGCTGCCACGCTggacactactactgctacgtCAAA gCTAGCAATGGCCAGTGGTACCAGTTGAATGACTCCTCTGTGTTGGTCAGTGACATCAGGTCAGTCCTCAACCAGCAGGCGTACGTCCTCTTCTACATCAG GTCACCTGATCTGAAGAATGGAGGGGACTACAATCACACGTGCCGGACCCCGGGGCCCCTCAGCCAGTTGTCCCCCCGCCCCATCCTCACACCCCGGGTCAACATTGGGCCACGACACACCAGCACTGGCTTCATAGGGCCACAGCTGCCCCCACACATGGCCAAG aACATCTTTCACGTCAATGGGAACGGCTTGCTAAGGGACTACCCCTCTGGCTCTAAGCCCAGCACCAGCAGTGACGACAGCATGGGCAAGACTAGCTACAGCCCGCTCGCCacctcttcctcccatcctctcaaCCGTCCCACAGGCATCCCTGACCCTGCCAAGCGCCAGAAGCTCTCCTTCTTCATTGGTCAGGGCAAACAGATCCGCCCCTCATCATCCTCTTATGCCCAGCTGTCCTCTTCGTCACAGTCTACATCAGACATGTCTACGCCCCAGGATCCTCGCATTAACGGCACTGCCTCCGTTAACAGAAACGGTCACGGGGCGTCGTTCCTGGTGCCGTACGGCCAGGAGTCGTCTGAGGAGTCGGACCAGGAGGGAGGCAGTGGTCTGGGGAACGGCACGGCTAAGCCTCACGTTAacgggaggaagggagagaccgTCTACGGCCCCGTCCCCAGAGTGCTGACCCTCAAGACCAACGGCATCGGTAATGGCAAGGCTACCATGCACCGTAACGGGACCAACAGCTTCTCCAAACTCAGTCAGAACGGACACCACAACATCAAACACCCTGAGAAG ATCCATGGTAGCGGTCATGCGATGTCGCCCGGTTTGGGTTCCAGCATGCCTAATGGGGCGGAGGCTCACCCCAGTGGCCCAAG CAAAGAGGTGTATTGCACCACCCCCAGCCAGGCCAGCACCTCTCAAGGCCTGCACAGTGCCGACATCGACAGCCGCCTCTCCCTCACCCCAGAGAAAAGGGCTAAAACTCACTCTGGCCCCCTCCCTCACCACGCACCATCAACCGCTGCTAAACCTCCATCCTCATTGGCTGATGTTGGAGCTAAACCACTTACCGACACCTTGAGGGAATCCAGCTCCAACCCTGGGGTCTTATTCCTCCAGCCCACCCCCCGCTCCCTCAGTACCCCAGTCGCCCCAGTCCTCTCCGGGCCAGGCCTGGGAGCCACGAAAGATCTTGGAGCCCCACACAGGGGATCTGGGGAGGACATCAGGGAGACCCAGAACAGCCCAGCTGTAGGGCTGGATGGAAAGCCCAGCTCCAGAGATGGAAGAGACCAGATGTACTCTTCCGATCGGGAGGAGAAAGGCGGGTTGAACTCTTCCGTTCGGGAGGAGAAAAGCGGGTTGAACTGTTCCGTTCGGGAGGAGAAAAGCGGGTTGAACTCTTCCGATCGGGAGGAGAAAGGCGGGTTGAACTCTTCCGATCGGGAGCAGAAAAGCGGGTTGAACTCTTCCGATCGGGAGGAGAAAGGCGGGTTGAACTCTTCCGATCGGGAGGAGAAAGGCGGGTTGAACTCTTCCGATCGGGAGCAGAAAAGCGGGTTGAACTCTTCCGATCGGGAGGAGAAAGGCGGGTTGAACTCTTCCGATCGGGAGGAGAAAAGCGTGTTGAACTCTTCCGATCGGGGGCAGAAAAGCGGGTTGAACTCTTCCGATCGGGATAAGGAGAAAGGCCGACTACATTCTTCGGACTGCGATAGGGATCGAGACCGGCTGTACTCTTCTGACCGGGATAAAGACAGAGAAGGGGATAGGTACCACCGGGACAGGAGCCGTGAACGCAACTGGGACCATGACTCAGACCACTACCGGCACCGGCGAGACCACCGAGACAGAGACCACCACCGGTCGTACCGGGACCGCTCGCTCAGCCGGGACAGACACCGGAACTGGGAGTCTGAGGCATTCCTCTCACAGCGACGCTATCaccccagagagagggacagggaccgctgtcaccaccattaccaccacaGAACGAGTAAGGACAGGAATAGGGACAGGAGGGAGCACAGCCACCACAACCTCCCACACAGAGAGGAGCCTCATGGACGCTCAAGGTGGAGGGATGAAGGTAAAGAGAGGTGTTACTACCCTTCACAGGAGACCCCTCTGCCCACCCCACTGAGCTCCAGCACCAAGCCCAGTCAGTCCCTCCCAGCCCTGGTGAAACGACCCGAGcctcacagagaggagagaaaggacagCTCTGAGGAGTGTCGGGCCAAGAAACCCAAGAAGAGCAAGAAGAAGAAGTccaaggacagagagaggcacCGAGAGAATAG GACCTTTGACGTGAATTCCTCTGACAGGGCAGCCGACGGCAGCagttcctccaaacacaacaaaaGTAGGAGGTACGACACTGACACGGAGGATAAGTCAGGGGGTGAGATCCACTCTACCCAGAGTCCCGAGGTGCACCGTGACCCCAATGCCCCCCGGGAGGGTCGCAGGGCAAGCAGCAGCGACGATGAGAGGGCGAGCAAGAAGCAACGTTACCAGGACGATGGCTATGACAACAGCTACCCTAAGAAACGCCATCGCGCCGATGACAACGACCGCTCCTTCTCCTCTCGTGATGGATCACCAACAGCAGCTCCTCAAAACGCATCGCACTTCAACGAACACACAG GTAATGGCTTAGGTCAACCCAATGGAAACTCCCACGAATGTTCTACCAATGGACTGTACAATGACCTTAGACAGTAG
- the LOC110502920 gene encoding ubiquitin carboxyl-terminal hydrolase 42 isoform X2, translating into MTIVDRSSEKSDLESVGCKRSGSLNFPGGDGNGMDSGCSSWGAGGPSSSDTPRVKTGGCMGPTPGATVNSSSADRPKEQVVLTSGDGIALPQKVLFPAERLSLKWNQVHRIGSGLQNLGNTCFLNSTLQCLTYTAPLTNYMLSREHSKTCHEPGFCMMCTMQNHITQVFANSGNVIKPIGVLNELKRIAKHFRFGSQEDAHEFLRYTVDAMQKSCLPLNKLDRQTQATSFIHQVFGGYLRSRVKCFNCKAVSDTFDPYLDVALEIKTAPSITKALEQFVKPEQLDGENAYRCAKCKKMVPASKRFTIHRSANVLTISLKRFANYNGGKIAKDVRYAECLDLRPFMSQSHGEPQVYVLYAVLVHSGFSCHAGHYYCYVKASNGQWYQLNDSSVLVSDIRSVLNQQAYVLFYIRSPDLKNGGDYNHTCRTPGPLSQLSPRPILTPRVNIGPRHTSTGFIGPQLPPHMAKNIFHVNGNGLLRDYPSGSKPSTSSDDSMGKTSYSPLATSSSHPLNRPTGIPDPAKRQKLSFFIGQGKQIRPSSSSYAQLSSSSQSTSDMSTPQDPRINGTASVNRNGHGASFLVPYGQESSEESDQEGGSGLGNGTAKPHVNGRKGETVYGPVPRVLTLKTNGIGNGKATMHRNGTNSFSKLSQNGHHNIKHPEKIHGSGHAMSPGLGSSMPNGAEAHPSGPSKEVYCTTPSQASTSQGLHSADIDSRLSLTPEKRAKTHSGPLPHHAPSTAAKPPSSLADVGAKPLTDTLRESSSNPGVLFLQPTPRSLSTPVAPVLSGPGLGATKDLGAPHRGSGEDIRETQNSPAVGLDGKPSSRDGRDQMYSSDREEKGGLNSSVREEKSGLNCSVREEKSGLNSSDREEKGGLNSSDREQKSGLNSSDREEKGGLNSSDREEKGGLNSSDREQKSGLNSSDREEKGGLNSSDREEKSVLNSSDRDKEKGRLHSSDCDRDRDRLYSSDRDKDREGDRYHRDRSRERNWDHDSDHYRHRRDHRDRDHHRSYRDRSLSRDRHRNWESEAFLSQRRYHPRERDRDRCHHHYHHRTSKDRNRDRREHSHHNLPHREEPHGRSRWRDEGKERCYYPSQETPLPTPLSSSTKPSQSLPALVKRPEPHREERKDSSEECRAKKPKKSKKKKSKDRERHRENRTFDVNSSDRAADGSSSSKHNKSRRYDTDTEDKSGGEIHSTQSPEVHRDPNAPREGRRASSSDDERASKKQRYQDDGYDNSYPKKRHRADDNDRSFSSRDGSPTAAPQNASHFNEHTGNGLGQPNGNSHECSTNGLYNDLRQ; encoded by the exons ATGACCATAGTTGACAGATCTTCAGAGAAATCTGACCTAGAGTCAGTCGGGTGCAAGCGCTCAGGATCGCTGAACTTTCCCGGCGGTGACGGGAACGGGATGGACAGTGGCTGCTCCAGCTGGGGGGCGGGGGGCCCCTCGTCCTCCGACACCCCCAGGGTGAAGACAGGGGGCTGCATGGGTCCCACCCCTGGAGCCACAGTCAACAGCAGCAGTGCAGACAGGCCCAAGGAGCAAG TGGTGCTGACCAGTGGGGACGGCATCGCCCTGCCCCAGAAGGTGCTGTTCCCAGCCGAGCGGCTCAGCCTGAAGTGGAACCAGGTCCACCGCATCGGATCAGGTCTCCAGAACCTGGGAAACACCTGCTTCCTCAACTCGACTCTGCAGTGTCTCACCTATACCGCTCCCCTCACTAACTACATGCTGTCCCGGGAGCACTCTAAAACAT GTCATGAGCCTGGGTTCTGTATGATGTGCACAATGCAGAATCACATCACCCAGGTCTTCGCCAACTCTGGGAATGTCATCAAGCCCATCGGAGTCCTCAACGAGCTCAAAC GGATTGCAAAGCATTTCCGTTTTGGCAGCCAAGAGGACGCCCATGAGTTCCTGCGGTACACAGTGGACGCTATGCAAAAGTCCTGCCTGCCTCTAAACAA ATTGGACAGGCAAACGCAAGCAACCAGTTTCATCCATCAAGTCTTTGGAGGGTATCTACGGTCCAGAG TAAAATGTTTCAACTGCAAAGCGGTCTCTGACACGTTTGACCCTTATTTGGATGTTGCTTTGGAAATAAAG ACTGCTCCCAGTATCACAAAGGCTCTGGAACAGTTTGTTAAGCCTGAGCAGCTAGATGGAGAGAATGCCTACAGATGCGCTAA GTGTAAGAAGATGGTTCCAGCCTCTAAGAGATTCACCATCCACCGCAGCGCTAATGTGCTCACCATCTCACTGAAGCGATTTGCCAACTACAACGGGGGCAAGATCGCTAAG GATGTAAGGTATGCTGAGTGCCTAGACCTGCGTCCCTTCATGTCTCAATCCCACGGCGAGCCCCAGGTCTACGTGCTCTATGCTGTCCTGGTGCACTCTGGCTTCAGCTGCCACGCTggacactactactgctacgtCAAA gCTAGCAATGGCCAGTGGTACCAGTTGAATGACTCCTCTGTGTTGGTCAGTGACATCAGGTCAGTCCTCAACCAGCAGGCGTACGTCCTCTTCTACATCAG GTCACCTGATCTGAAGAATGGAGGGGACTACAATCACACGTGCCGGACCCCGGGGCCCCTCAGCCAGTTGTCCCCCCGCCCCATCCTCACACCCCGGGTCAACATTGGGCCACGACACACCAGCACTGGCTTCATAGGGCCACAGCTGCCCCCACACATGGCCAAG aACATCTTTCACGTCAATGGGAACGGCTTGCTAAGGGACTACCCCTCTGGCTCTAAGCCCAGCACCAGCAGTGACGACAGCATGGGCAAGACTAGCTACAGCCCGCTCGCCacctcttcctcccatcctctcaaCCGTCCCACAGGCATCCCTGACCCTGCCAAGCGCCAGAAGCTCTCCTTCTTCATTGGTCAGGGCAAACAGATCCGCCCCTCATCATCCTCTTATGCCCAGCTGTCCTCTTCGTCACAGTCTACATCAGACATGTCTACGCCCCAGGATCCTCGCATTAACGGCACTGCCTCCGTTAACAGAAACGGTCACGGGGCGTCGTTCCTGGTGCCGTACGGCCAGGAGTCGTCTGAGGAGTCGGACCAGGAGGGAGGCAGTGGTCTGGGGAACGGCACGGCTAAGCCTCACGTTAacgggaggaagggagagaccgTCTACGGCCCCGTCCCCAGAGTGCTGACCCTCAAGACCAACGGCATCGGTAATGGCAAGGCTACCATGCACCGTAACGGGACCAACAGCTTCTCCAAACTCAGTCAGAACGGACACCACAACATCAAACACCCTGAGAAG ATCCATGGTAGCGGTCATGCGATGTCGCCCGGTTTGGGTTCCAGCATGCCTAATGGGGCGGAGGCTCACCCCAGTGGCCCAAG CAAAGAGGTGTATTGCACCACCCCCAGCCAGGCCAGCACCTCTCAAGGCCTGCACAGTGCCGACATCGACAGCCGCCTCTCCCTCACCCCAGAGAAAAGGGCTAAAACTCACTCTGGCCCCCTCCCTCACCACGCACCATCAACCGCTGCTAAACCTCCATCCTCATTGGCTGATGTTGGAGCTAAACCACTTACCGACACCTTGAGGGAATCCAGCTCCAACCCTGGGGTCTTATTCCTCCAGCCCACCCCCCGCTCCCTCAGTACCCCAGTCGCCCCAGTCCTCTCCGGGCCAGGCCTGGGAGCCACGAAAGATCTTGGAGCCCCACACAGGGGATCTGGGGAGGACATCAGGGAGACCCAGAACAGCCCAGCTGTAGGGCTGGATGGAAAGCCCAGCTCCAGAGATGGAAGAGACCAGATGTACTCTTCCGATCGGGAGGAGAAAGGCGGGTTGAACTCTTCCGTTCGGGAGGAGAAAAGCGGGTTGAACTGTTCCGTTCGGGAGGAGAAAAGCGGGTTGAACTCTTCCGATCGGGAGGAGAAAGGCGGGTTGAACTCTTCCGATCGGGAGCAGAAAAGCGGGTTGAACTCTTCCGATCGGGAGGAGAAAGGCGGGTTGAACTCTTCCGATCGGGAGGAGAAAGGCGGGTTGAACTCTTCCGATCGGGAGCAGAAAAGCGGGTTGAACTCTTCCGATCGGGAGGAGAAAGGCGGGTTGAACTCTTCCGATCGGGAGGAGAAAAGCGT GTTGAACTCTTCCGATCGGGATAAGGAGAAAGGCCGACTACATTCTTCGGACTGCGATAGGGATCGAGACCGGCTGTACTCTTCTGACCGGGATAAAGACAGAGAAGGGGATAGGTACCACCGGGACAGGAGCCGTGAACGCAACTGGGACCATGACTCAGACCACTACCGGCACCGGCGAGACCACCGAGACAGAGACCACCACCGGTCGTACCGGGACCGCTCGCTCAGCCGGGACAGACACCGGAACTGGGAGTCTGAGGCATTCCTCTCACAGCGACGCTATCaccccagagagagggacagggaccgctgtcaccaccattaccaccacaGAACGAGTAAGGACAGGAATAGGGACAGGAGGGAGCACAGCCACCACAACCTCCCACACAGAGAGGAGCCTCATGGACGCTCAAGGTGGAGGGATGAAGGTAAAGAGAGGTGTTACTACCCTTCACAGGAGACCCCTCTGCCCACCCCACTGAGCTCCAGCACCAAGCCCAGTCAGTCCCTCCCAGCCCTGGTGAAACGACCCGAGcctcacagagaggagagaaaggacagCTCTGAGGAGTGTCGGGCCAAGAAACCCAAGAAGAGCAAGAAGAAGAAGTccaaggacagagagaggcacCGAGAGAATAG GACCTTTGACGTGAATTCCTCTGACAGGGCAGCCGACGGCAGCagttcctccaaacacaacaaaaGTAGGAGGTACGACACTGACACGGAGGATAAGTCAGGGGGTGAGATCCACTCTACCCAGAGTCCCGAGGTGCACCGTGACCCCAATGCCCCCCGGGAGGGTCGCAGGGCAAGCAGCAGCGACGATGAGAGGGCGAGCAAGAAGCAACGTTACCAGGACGATGGCTATGACAACAGCTACCCTAAGAAACGCCATCGCGCCGATGACAACGACCGCTCCTTCTCCTCTCGTGATGGATCACCAACAGCAGCTCCTCAAAACGCATCGCACTTCAACGAACACACAG GTAATGGCTTAGGTCAACCCAATGGAAACTCCCACGAATGTTCTACCAATGGACTGTACAATGACCTTAGACAGTAG